In Frondihabitans sp. PAMC 28766, a genomic segment contains:
- a CDS encoding aldo/keto reductase family oxidoreductase — protein MKTTTLPTVPLPASTIVLGLMRIMPLSDDEIRDLVTASRDLGINFFDHADVYGGEPHAAERRFGDAVTFSPSQRDEVLIQSKVGIRDGYWDFSTEHILESVDGSLAALKTDHLDILLLHRPDPLVEPDEVAAAFDQLEKSGKVRHFGVSNHTPLQVDLLKTSVTQPLVANQVQLSITHAPLIAQGVTANMQANDQAIGRDYGILDYSRIHGMTLQAWSPFQKGFFDGVFLGDRETYKELNDVLDELSAKYGVPPAAIAVAWITRHPAEMQVVLGTTSIEHLRDSAAGADVVLTRQEWSRLFTAAGYILP, from the coding sequence ATGAAGACAACGACGCTTCCCACCGTTCCGCTGCCCGCCTCCACCATCGTGCTCGGCCTGATGCGGATCATGCCGCTCAGTGACGACGAGATCCGCGACCTCGTCACCGCGTCTCGCGACCTCGGCATCAACTTCTTCGACCACGCCGACGTCTACGGCGGCGAGCCGCACGCGGCCGAGAGGCGGTTCGGCGACGCCGTGACGTTCTCTCCGTCGCAGCGCGACGAGGTGCTGATCCAGTCGAAGGTCGGCATCCGCGACGGCTACTGGGACTTCTCGACCGAGCACATCCTCGAGTCGGTCGACGGGTCGCTGGCGGCGCTCAAGACCGACCACCTCGACATCCTGCTGCTGCACCGCCCCGACCCGCTGGTCGAGCCCGACGAGGTCGCCGCGGCTTTCGACCAGCTCGAGAAGTCGGGCAAGGTGCGCCACTTCGGCGTCTCGAACCACACGCCCCTTCAGGTCGACCTGCTGAAGACCTCGGTGACCCAGCCGCTCGTCGCCAACCAGGTGCAGCTGAGCATCACGCACGCCCCGCTCATCGCGCAGGGCGTGACGGCCAACATGCAGGCCAACGACCAGGCCATCGGCCGCGACTACGGCATCCTCGATTACAGCCGCATCCACGGCATGACGCTGCAGGCCTGGTCGCCCTTCCAGAAGGGGTTCTTCGACGGCGTCTTCCTCGGCGACCGCGAGACGTACAAAGAGCTCAACGACGTGCTCGACGAGCTGAGCGCGAAGTACGGGGTGCCGCCGGCCGCGATCGCGGTGGCCTGGATCACCCGCCACCCGGCCGAGATGCAGGTCGTGCTCGGCACCACCAGCATCGAGCACCTGCGCGACTCTGCGGCGGGCGCCGACGTGGTGCTCACGCGTCAGGAGTGGAGCCG
- a CDS encoding glycosyltransferase family 1 protein, giving the protein MMTLRVVVDQILAPVPGGIGRYTEELTRQIIKVAPRGCDVEGIVSAHPQEDYDRLEDRVPGLASLYRSVLGRRELSLAWQTGTLGLPGRGMVHGTSLFTPLYKHDRSLDPATQTAVTIHDTVPWTNPETLTAQGVRWHKAMAKRAFKYADAVVVPTHAVASELSEIFDFGDRLRVIGGAVSPEFAVPADADEIADSLGLPERYALSVGTLEPRKGLGPLIRAMAHPDAPDIPLLVVGPEGWGDVKVDEVVARAGLDRARVRVLGRVPDATLAVLLQRASVFVYPSMAEGFGLPVVEALSLGTPVVHSDAPALVEVAAGAGIVVPREDAEGYPERLAQAMFQVVNDVELSTRLGIIGLDRARAFSWRDSAEKVWQLHAEI; this is encoded by the coding sequence ATGATGACGCTTCGAGTGGTAGTGGACCAGATCCTCGCCCCCGTGCCGGGCGGGATCGGTCGCTACACCGAAGAACTCACGCGTCAGATCATCAAGGTCGCCCCGCGGGGCTGCGACGTCGAAGGCATCGTCTCGGCCCACCCCCAAGAGGACTACGACCGCCTCGAAGACCGCGTGCCGGGGCTCGCGAGCCTCTACCGGTCGGTGCTCGGCCGCCGCGAGCTCTCGCTCGCCTGGCAGACCGGCACACTGGGGCTTCCCGGGCGCGGCATGGTGCACGGCACGAGTCTCTTCACCCCGCTCTACAAACACGACCGGTCTCTCGATCCGGCGACCCAGACGGCCGTCACGATCCACGACACCGTGCCATGGACGAACCCCGAGACCCTCACCGCACAGGGTGTGCGCTGGCACAAGGCCATGGCCAAGCGCGCATTCAAATACGCCGACGCGGTAGTGGTGCCGACGCACGCCGTGGCGTCCGAGCTCTCCGAGATCTTCGACTTCGGCGACCGCCTTCGCGTGATCGGCGGCGCCGTCAGCCCCGAGTTCGCCGTGCCCGCCGACGCCGACGAGATCGCCGACTCGCTGGGCCTCCCCGAGCGCTACGCCCTGAGCGTCGGCACGCTCGAGCCCCGCAAGGGCCTCGGGCCCCTCATCCGCGCCATGGCGCACCCCGACGCACCCGACATTCCGCTGCTCGTCGTCGGCCCCGAGGGCTGGGGCGACGTGAAGGTCGACGAGGTCGTCGCCCGCGCCGGCCTCGACCGGGCGCGCGTGCGCGTGCTCGGGCGGGTTCCGGATGCCACGCTGGCCGTGCTGCTGCAGCGCGCGTCGGTGTTCGTCTACCCGTCCATGGCCGAGGGCTTCGGGCTGCCCGTGGTGGAGGCACTCAGTCTCGGCACCCCCGTGGTGCACTCCGATGCGCCCGCCCTCGTCGAGGTGGCCGCCGGCGCAGGCATCGTCGTGCCGCGGGAGGACGCCGAGGGGTACCCCGAGCGGCTCGCGCAGGCCATGTTCCAGGTCGTCAACGACGTCGAGCTCTCGACGCGCCTCGGCATCATCGGCCTCGACCGGGCGCGGGCCTTCAGCTGGCGGGATTCGGCCGAGAAGGTCTGGCAGCTCCACGCCGAGATCTGA
- the purE gene encoding 5-(carboxyamino)imidazole ribonucleotide mutase, translating into MGSDSDWPTMKSAADVLTEFGVAYEVEVVSAHRTPTKMISFGQDAASRGVRVIIAGAGGAAHLPGMLASVTTLPVIGVPVPLAKLDGLDSLLSIVQMPAGIPVATVSIGGAANAGLLAARILGSGEPALTARLGDYAARLADLVEEKNARLKASL; encoded by the coding sequence ATGGGCTCCGACTCCGACTGGCCGACCATGAAGTCGGCGGCCGACGTGCTCACCGAGTTCGGCGTCGCCTACGAGGTCGAGGTCGTCTCGGCCCACCGCACGCCGACCAAGATGATTTCCTTCGGGCAGGATGCCGCCTCCCGCGGTGTCCGCGTCATCATCGCCGGCGCGGGCGGTGCGGCGCACCTCCCCGGCATGCTCGCGTCGGTGACGACTCTGCCCGTGATCGGGGTGCCCGTACCTCTCGCGAAGCTCGACGGCCTCGACTCGCTGCTGTCGATCGTGCAGATGCCCGCCGGCATCCCGGTGGCCACCGTCTCGATCGGCGGGGCGGCCAATGCGGGTCTGCTCGCGGCGCGCATCCTCGGCTCGGGCGAGCCGGCCCTCACCGCGCGCCTCGGCGACTACGCCGCGCGCCTCGCCGACCTCGTCGAGGAGAAGAACGCGCGCCTCAAGGCGTCGCTCTAG
- a CDS encoding 5-(carboxyamino)imidazole ribonucleotide synthase, with protein sequence MALTVGVIGGGQLARMMVPPAVHLGLEIRVLAETEGSSARLAATEVGDYHDADTVLAFARGVDVITFDHEHVPQLVLRALVDAGVQVHPKPEALFVAQDKLVMRERLSALGLPVPDWARLSSPADLTAFLDEHGGRVVVKTARGGYDGKGVRVVRAASEVDDWFAELASGHADIGDALLAEELVDFRRELAQSVARRSSGEIVAWPVVESIQRDGVCAEVIAPAPSSAGNVADMAEQIARTVASELDVTGVLAVELFETTDDRILINELAMRPHNTGHWSIDGSTTSQFEQHLRAVLDLPLGDTGTHEAWSVMVNVLGGPATGTMADRLPAAMADQPGAKIHDYGKDPRPGRKVGHVTATGDDLDDVVFRARAAAEHFVG encoded by the coding sequence ATGGCACTGACGGTTGGCGTGATCGGCGGCGGGCAACTCGCCCGCATGATGGTTCCTCCGGCGGTGCATCTCGGCCTCGAGATCCGGGTGCTCGCCGAGACCGAAGGGTCGTCGGCCAGGCTCGCCGCGACCGAGGTCGGCGACTACCACGACGCCGACACCGTGCTGGCATTCGCCCGCGGGGTCGACGTCATCACGTTCGACCACGAGCACGTGCCGCAGTTGGTGCTACGGGCTCTCGTGGACGCAGGCGTCCAGGTGCATCCGAAGCCCGAGGCACTCTTCGTGGCGCAGGACAAACTCGTCATGCGCGAGCGGCTGTCGGCGCTGGGGCTGCCGGTGCCCGACTGGGCTCGCCTCTCGTCTCCTGCCGACCTCACCGCGTTCCTCGACGAGCACGGCGGTCGCGTCGTGGTGAAGACGGCGCGCGGCGGCTACGACGGCAAGGGCGTGCGCGTCGTGAGGGCCGCCTCGGAGGTCGACGACTGGTTTGCCGAGCTCGCGTCCGGCCACGCTGACATCGGCGACGCGCTGCTCGCCGAAGAGCTCGTCGACTTCCGTCGCGAGCTGGCGCAGTCGGTGGCCCGCCGCTCGAGCGGCGAGATCGTCGCCTGGCCCGTGGTCGAGTCGATTCAGCGCGACGGCGTCTGCGCCGAGGTCATCGCCCCGGCCCCCTCCTCGGCCGGCAACGTGGCCGACATGGCCGAGCAGATCGCGCGCACCGTCGCCTCCGAGCTCGACGTCACCGGTGTCCTGGCGGTCGAGCTGTTCGAGACGACCGACGATCGCATCCTGATCAACGAGCTCGCCATGCGACCGCACAACACCGGCCACTGGTCGATCGACGGCTCGACCACCAGCCAGTTCGAGCAGCACCTCCGCGCCGTGCTCGACCTGCCGCTCGGCGACACCGGCACGCACGAGGCGTGGAGCGTCATGGTGAACGTGCTCGGCGGCCCCGCCACCGGCACGATGGCCGACCGCCTGCCCGCGGCCATGGCCGACCAGCCCGGCGCGAAGATCCACGACTACGGCAAAGACCCGCGGCCCGGCCGCAAGGTCGGCCACGTCACCGCGACCGGCGACGACCTCGATGACGTGGTCTTCCGGGCGCGGGCTGCCGCGGAGCACTTCGTCGGCTGA
- a CDS encoding substrate-binding domain-containing protein, protein MDQDQLHEQMASAVDLSQPETPGTSRRGLLRVGGAVGLGAAASALLAACTSSGGASAAGTGPGDFAKTPGFKFTFINHVTTNTFFQATQYGLQDAAAMLGLPKPQWTGSETSNVSQMVSAMNTAITAGVDGIAIALVDEKAFNDPVKKALDAGIPVVSYNADVTSNARLNYVGQDLYASGQAMGERIATLLPSGSKIAIFIATPGSLNIQPRADGAIAALKAAGKGYQVKQVATGADEGAEQTAIDAFYTGNKDYKGLFAVDAGSTQGVGNVMKKYNLQSSGYFGGGYDLLATTITSIQSGILNFTIDQSAYLQGFLPTLYLYLYKLSGTLVAPPFTNTGLKFVTKDNVTPYTKQANRFEGSSAKQLYIKA, encoded by the coding sequence ATGGACCAAGATCAGCTGCACGAACAGATGGCGTCCGCCGTAGACCTGTCCCAGCCCGAAACGCCCGGTACCTCCCGTCGTGGTCTCCTTCGCGTCGGCGGCGCCGTCGGCCTCGGGGCGGCTGCCAGCGCGCTCCTCGCGGCCTGCACGTCGTCCGGAGGCGCCAGCGCCGCCGGAACCGGCCCGGGCGACTTCGCCAAGACCCCCGGCTTCAAGTTCACCTTCATCAACCACGTCACGACCAACACGTTCTTCCAGGCCACCCAGTACGGCCTTCAGGACGCCGCCGCAATGCTGGGCCTGCCGAAGCCGCAGTGGACGGGTTCGGAGACCTCCAACGTGTCGCAGATGGTCAGCGCCATGAACACCGCCATCACCGCGGGGGTCGACGGAATCGCCATCGCCCTCGTCGACGAGAAGGCGTTCAACGACCCGGTCAAGAAGGCCCTCGACGCCGGGATCCCAGTCGTCTCGTACAACGCCGACGTGACGAGCAACGCACGCCTCAACTACGTGGGGCAGGATCTCTACGCCTCCGGCCAGGCGATGGGCGAGCGCATCGCGACGCTCCTCCCGTCCGGCTCCAAGATCGCCATCTTCATCGCGACCCCCGGCTCGCTCAATATCCAGCCACGCGCCGACGGCGCGATCGCGGCACTCAAGGCCGCGGGCAAGGGCTACCAGGTCAAGCAGGTCGCCACCGGAGCCGACGAGGGCGCCGAGCAGACCGCCATCGACGCGTTCTACACCGGCAACAAGGACTACAAGGGCCTGTTCGCCGTCGACGCAGGGTCGACGCAGGGCGTCGGCAACGTGATGAAGAAGTACAACCTGCAGTCGTCGGGCTACTTCGGTGGCGGATACGACCTGCTGGCGACCACGATCACGTCGATCCAGAGCGGGATCCTGAACTTCACCATCGACCAGTCCGCCTACCTGCAGGGCTTCCTGCCGACGCTCTACCTCTACCTGTACAAGCTGTCGGGCACCCTCGTCGCACCGCCCTTCACGAACACCGGCCTGAAGTTCGTCACGAAAGACAATGTGACGCCCTATACGAAGCAGGCCAACCGGTTCGAGGGCTCGTCGGCCAAGCAGCTCTACATCAAGGCCTGA
- a CDS encoding ABC transporter permease — protein MAIDQTAAPSAATSGGGASPSPATGPFARAAAGIFRVRELSVLIVNIVLIAYFAIANPSFLTSGNISNIADFFAATAMIAAAEVFLLICGEIDLSAGMTFALIPIIMVTLNNNGMQLWLALIVSLVIAAAIGLFNGLVNQYIKLPSFIATLGTLYLLHGIALTIAGSTPLPAPTDGALVAIFGGAQWSELVWALAIGLVLHIVLTQTRYGAHTIATGANMLGSSESGIRVGWVKIRAFMLTAVVAGIAGILDGTHIAKSFDPNAGGSDLMFSAIAAAVIGGTLLIGGSGTVIGALLGALLLAVLEDGFNIQGVSATTFTIVEGAAILLAMALNIYLARFRRRAKEQ, from the coding sequence ATGGCGATCGACCAAACAGCAGCACCGAGCGCCGCCACGTCGGGCGGGGGCGCCTCGCCCTCGCCCGCCACCGGGCCGTTCGCCCGCGCCGCAGCCGGGATCTTCCGGGTGCGCGAGTTGAGCGTGCTCATCGTCAACATCGTGCTCATCGCCTACTTCGCGATCGCGAACCCGTCGTTCCTCACCTCGGGCAACATCTCGAACATCGCGGACTTCTTCGCGGCGACCGCCATGATCGCTGCAGCCGAGGTGTTCCTGCTGATCTGCGGCGAGATCGACCTGTCGGCCGGTATGACGTTCGCGCTGATCCCGATCATCATGGTGACCCTGAACAACAACGGGATGCAGTTGTGGCTGGCGCTGATCGTCTCGCTGGTGATCGCGGCCGCCATCGGCCTCTTCAACGGCCTGGTGAACCAGTACATCAAGCTGCCGTCGTTCATCGCGACCCTCGGCACCCTGTATCTGCTCCACGGCATCGCGCTCACCATCGCTGGCAGCACGCCCCTTCCTGCTCCCACAGACGGCGCCCTCGTGGCGATCTTCGGGGGCGCGCAGTGGTCGGAGCTCGTCTGGGCGCTCGCGATCGGCCTGGTGCTGCACATCGTGCTCACCCAGACCCGCTACGGCGCCCACACCATCGCGACCGGTGCGAACATGCTCGGGTCGTCGGAGTCGGGCATCCGGGTCGGCTGGGTGAAGATCCGCGCGTTCATGCTGACGGCGGTGGTCGCCGGCATCGCGGGCATCCTCGACGGCACGCACATCGCCAAGTCGTTCGACCCCAACGCCGGCGGCAGCGACCTGATGTTCTCGGCCATCGCAGCCGCGGTCATCGGCGGAACTCTCCTGATCGGCGGCTCCGGCACCGTGATCGGCGCGCTGCTCGGCGCGCTGCTGCTGGCGGTCCTCGAGGACGGGTTCAACATCCAGGGAGTGAGCGCCACGACGTTCACGATCGTCGAGGGCGCGGCGATCCTGCTCGCGATGGCCCTGAACATCTATCTCGCGCGGTTCCGCCGGCGAGCGAAGGAGCAGTGA
- a CDS encoding ATP-binding cassette domain-containing protein — protein MSDAQPLALEARNVSKKFGSVTALQDINLTLGKGEVLGLIGDNGAGKSTLIKILTGFHQPSSGSLYLDGQQVTLSGIADARARGIETVFQDLALINTLPVYMNLFLNKEPRIGPFLRRSKMRQDARRYLDDIGIRIASVNDEVANLSGGQRQAIAVARSVYSNASILLLDEPLAAMGAKEGGIILDLISMLREKGDVSVILIAHNYTQVFDVCDRVNLLQHGEITLDKKTSETSAEELLDLVANEYRRGGSLAGNRGQLLGEARGPA, from the coding sequence ATGAGCGACGCGCAGCCCCTGGCCCTCGAGGCCCGCAACGTCTCGAAGAAGTTCGGGTCGGTGACAGCTCTGCAGGACATCAACCTCACCCTCGGCAAGGGCGAGGTGCTGGGCCTCATCGGCGACAACGGCGCCGGCAAGTCGACCCTGATCAAGATACTGACCGGGTTCCACCAGCCGTCGTCGGGCTCGCTCTACCTCGACGGGCAGCAGGTGACCCTGTCCGGGATCGCCGACGCCCGGGCGCGGGGCATCGAGACGGTCTTCCAGGATCTGGCGCTGATCAACACCCTGCCTGTCTACATGAACCTCTTCCTCAACAAGGAGCCGCGCATCGGCCCCTTCCTGCGGCGGTCGAAGATGCGGCAGGATGCCAGGCGCTATCTCGACGACATCGGCATCAGGATCGCGTCAGTCAACGACGAGGTCGCGAACCTCTCGGGCGGTCAGCGGCAGGCGATCGCCGTGGCCAGGTCGGTGTACTCGAACGCCAGCATTCTGCTGCTCGACGAGCCGCTGGCGGCCATGGGCGCCAAGGAGGGCGGGATCATCCTCGACCTGATCTCGATGCTGCGAGAGAAGGGCGACGTCTCGGTCATCCTGATCGCCCACAACTACACGCAGGTGTTCGACGTCTGCGACCGGGTCAACCTGCTGCAGCACGGTGAGATCACGCTCGACAAGAAGACGTCGGAGACGAGCGCCGAAGAGTTGCTCGACCTCGTCGCCAACGAGTACCGGCGAGGCGGCAGCCTGGCGGGCAATCGCGGGCAGCTGCTCGGAGAGGCTCGCGGGCCTGCCTGA
- a CDS encoding UDP-glucose/GDP-mannose dehydrogenase family protein, with protein MRISVIGCGYLGAVHAACMAELGHDVVGIDVDEHKVSELSAGRAPFFEPGLPEVLTRAVATGRLRFTTDMSQAQDATVHFVAVGTPQTKGSFTADLTYVNAAIDGLLPYLSEGDLVVGKSTVPVGTAARLAGIIEGAGSGAHLAWNPEFLREGFAVQDTVAPDRFVYGVPAGEPGVRAAEQLDEVYATALATGTPKIVTDYATAELVKVSANAFLATKISFINAMAEVAEATGADVTQLADAIGHDARIGRKFLNAGLGFGGGCLPKDIRAFRARGDELGLSDTLAFLGQVDAINLRRRERVVTLTRELVGDLQGAKIGVLGLAFKPNSDDVRDSPALDVVKKLVEAGATVTAFDPEANGTATRSLPSLVTVGSAAEAYAGVDALLVLTEWQEFRDLVPSEVAAAVAQKKVVDGRNCLNVAEWREAGFELRGLGRP; from the coding sequence GTGCGAATCTCTGTCATCGGATGCGGTTACCTGGGCGCCGTTCATGCGGCCTGCATGGCTGAACTCGGCCACGACGTCGTCGGCATCGACGTCGACGAACACAAGGTCTCGGAGCTCTCCGCCGGCCGCGCCCCCTTCTTCGAGCCGGGCCTGCCCGAGGTGCTCACCCGCGCGGTCGCCACGGGGCGCCTCCGCTTCACCACCGATATGTCGCAGGCGCAGGATGCCACCGTGCACTTCGTCGCCGTCGGCACCCCTCAGACGAAGGGCAGCTTCACCGCCGACCTGACGTACGTGAACGCCGCGATCGACGGCCTCCTGCCCTACCTGTCAGAGGGCGACCTCGTCGTCGGCAAGTCGACCGTGCCGGTCGGCACCGCGGCGCGCCTCGCGGGGATCATCGAGGGGGCGGGCAGCGGCGCCCACCTGGCCTGGAACCCCGAGTTCTTGCGCGAGGGCTTCGCCGTGCAGGACACCGTGGCTCCCGACCGCTTCGTCTACGGCGTCCCGGCGGGCGAGCCGGGTGTGCGCGCCGCCGAGCAGCTCGACGAGGTCTACGCCACGGCGCTCGCGACCGGCACCCCGAAGATCGTCACCGACTACGCCACCGCCGAGCTGGTCAAGGTCAGCGCGAACGCCTTCCTCGCCACGAAGATCTCGTTCATCAACGCGATGGCCGAGGTCGCCGAGGCGACCGGCGCCGACGTGACCCAGCTGGCGGATGCCATCGGCCATGACGCCCGCATCGGGCGCAAATTCTTGAACGCCGGCCTCGGCTTCGGCGGCGGCTGCCTGCCGAAAGACATCCGCGCGTTCCGCGCCCGCGGCGACGAGCTCGGCCTGAGCGACACGCTGGCCTTCCTCGGCCAGGTCGACGCCATCAACCTGCGCCGCCGCGAGCGGGTCGTGACCCTCACCCGCGAGCTCGTCGGCGACCTCCAGGGCGCGAAGATCGGCGTGCTGGGGCTGGCCTTCAAGCCGAATTCCGACGACGTGCGCGATTCGCCGGCCCTCGACGTGGTGAAGAAGCTCGTCGAGGCGGGGGCGACTGTGACCGCCTTCGATCCTGAGGCCAACGGCACCGCGACGCGCAGCCTGCCGTCGCTCGTGACGGTCGGCAGCGCTGCGGAGGCCTATGCCGGAGTCGACGCCCTGCTCGTGCTGACGGAGTGGCAGGAGTTCCGCGATCTGGTGCCTTCGGAGGTCGCCGCCGCCGTCGCGCAGAAGAAGGTCGTCGACGGCCGGAACTGCCTGAACGTCGCCGAGTGGCGAGAAGCCGGCTTCGAGCTGCGGGGTCTGGGGCGCCCCTGA
- a CDS encoding PH domain-containing protein, translating to MIARLRPHARVLFWPSVALVAICFFASFGAGRLPSAWMNQAVPIVAIVLVILLWLLPLLAWLGRHYTITTRRIVIRRGLFVRTRQELMHTRGYDLTVRKNGIQSLFRSGDVLINSGLDRPVVLWDVPSADLVQSTLHDLMEENISAVARMRQQEQTMPPDASTYWNGGTV from the coding sequence GTGATCGCGCGCCTCCGGCCGCACGCCCGGGTGCTGTTCTGGCCGTCGGTGGCGCTCGTCGCGATCTGCTTCTTCGCCTCGTTCGGTGCTGGTCGGCTGCCCTCCGCGTGGATGAACCAGGCCGTGCCGATCGTGGCGATCGTGCTCGTGATCCTGCTGTGGCTGCTGCCGCTGCTCGCCTGGCTGGGGCGGCACTACACGATCACGACGCGCCGCATCGTGATCCGCCGCGGCCTCTTCGTGCGCACCCGGCAAGAGCTGATGCACACCCGCGGCTACGACCTGACGGTGCGGAAGAACGGCATTCAGAGTCTCTTCCGCTCGGGCGACGTGCTGATCAACTCCGGTCTGGACCGGCCCGTCGTGCTGTGGGACGTGCCCTCGGCCGACCTGGTGCAGTCGACGCTGCACGACCTGATGGAAGAGAACATCTCGGCCGTCGCCCGCATGCGCCAGCAGGAGCAGACGATGCCACCCGACGCGTCGACGTATTGGAACGGCGGCACGGTGTGA
- a CDS encoding biotin--[acetyl-CoA-carboxylase] ligase, with protein MTSSVFPISSAVSGHFDYRVTTGSTNTDLVAEAGALPDRAVIASLDQRAGRGRLDRAWSSPAGQTLAASVLLRPRRSGGEPLGDDDWAWFPLLAGTALHGAIGGLLPDADVTLKWPNDVQIRGLKVSGLLADLVIVDGRPDAVVMGSGINLTIPPERLPTPTSTSLAIEGAEGSADDIGDAVFAAYLERLFSLVDALAAGGEGAVRDAVTAACATVGRRVRVELPDGTKRHGLAQALGEGGRLVVLEDDSGESLVVAAGDVTHLRYE; from the coding sequence GTGACCTCCTCCGTCTTTCCGATCTCGTCCGCCGTCAGCGGCCACTTCGACTACCGCGTGACGACGGGCTCGACCAACACCGACCTGGTGGCCGAGGCGGGGGCGCTGCCCGATCGCGCCGTCATCGCCTCCCTCGACCAGCGAGCCGGCCGAGGTCGCCTCGATCGCGCCTGGTCGTCGCCGGCCGGCCAGACGCTCGCGGCCAGCGTGCTGCTGCGGCCGCGCAGATCCGGCGGCGAGCCGCTCGGCGACGACGACTGGGCCTGGTTCCCGCTGCTCGCCGGCACCGCTCTGCACGGCGCGATCGGCGGTCTCCTGCCCGACGCCGACGTCACGCTCAAGTGGCCGAATGACGTGCAGATCCGGGGGCTCAAGGTGTCGGGCCTCCTCGCCGACCTCGTGATCGTCGACGGGCGGCCGGATGCCGTCGTGATGGGCTCCGGCATCAACCTCACGATCCCGCCCGAGCGCCTTCCCACCCCCACCTCGACGTCACTCGCGATCGAGGGCGCCGAAGGCAGCGCGGACGACATCGGCGACGCCGTGTTCGCGGCCTACCTCGAGCGCCTGTTCTCGCTCGTCGACGCGCTCGCCGCGGGCGGCGAAGGGGCCGTGCGCGACGCGGTCACCGCGGCCTGCGCGACCGTCGGCCGCCGCGTCCGCGTCGAGCTGCCCGACGGCACGAAGCGCCACGGTCTGGCTCAGGCGCTGGGCGAGGGCGGGCGCCTCGTCGTCCTGGAGGATGACTCTGGCGAGAGTCTCGTGGTTGCCGCCGGAGACGTGACGCACCTGAGGTATGAATGA